GAGAGCGGAAGAAGCCGCTCCTGAATTGGTAGATATCAATTATGGCTGCCCTGTAAAAAAAGTAGCTTGCAAAGGAGCTGGAGCAGGCATCCTTAAGGATATTCCAAAAATGGAAAAGATGACCGCCGAGATTGTCAAGCAAGTGAAATTGCCAGTAACTGTAAAGACAAGACTTGGCTGGGATCATGACTCCATTAAAATAATAGAAGTAGCGAAAAGGCTGCAAGGAGCCGGTATTCAGGCATTGACAATTCACGGCAGAACGAGGTCTCAAATGTACAAAGGCGAGGCTGATTGGTCATATATCGCGGATGTTAAAAATCAGCAAGACATCCACATTCCAATATTTGGAAATGGCGACATTGACTCTCCTGAAAAGGCCTTGGAATACAAGAACAAATTCGGAGTCGATGGAATCATGATTGGTAGAGCTGCCATTGGATACCCTTGGATATTCCGCGAAATCAAGCATTTCTTCAAAACAGGCGAAAAATTAGCTCCTCCAACATTGGATGAAAGAGTTGATGTAGCTGTGGAACACTTGAAGCTTTCTATAGAATGGAAAGGAGAACGCCAAGGGATCTTGGAAATGAGAAGGCATTATACCAATTACTTCAGAGGAATTGCCCACTTCAAGCCTTTCAGGACCAAACTTGTGGAATCCTTGGATCCTAATGAACTATTCGATACGCTTGAAACAGTGAGAGAAAAATTCAAAGCCTAACGATTGTGATTA
The Aureibacter tunicatorum DNA segment above includes these coding regions:
- the dusB gene encoding tRNA dihydrouridine synthase DusB; amino-acid sequence: MVKIGETEIADFPLLLAPMEDVSDPPFRAVCKKNGADLMYTEFISSDGLIRDAAKSLQKLDIYDEERPIGIQIFGDKIDSMRMAAARAEEAAPELVDINYGCPVKKVACKGAGAGILKDIPKMEKMTAEIVKQVKLPVTVKTRLGWDHDSIKIIEVAKRLQGAGIQALTIHGRTRSQMYKGEADWSYIADVKNQQDIHIPIFGNGDIDSPEKALEYKNKFGVDGIMIGRAAIGYPWIFREIKHFFKTGEKLAPPTLDERVDVAVEHLKLSIEWKGERQGILEMRRHYTNYFRGIAHFKPFRTKLVESLDPNELFDTLETVREKFKA